The Actinomyces viscosus genome segment GGCCGCTGCCGATTTTGCTTTCGGACGGCGAGCGTTGAGGCCCAGTGATATCGGCGCAACAACATGTTGCTCGACGCCGGGGTCGGGCCGTGGTTTCCTGATGAAGATGGCTGTGCAGAGGGCCACGAAAAAGAAAGGGATCAGCATGAGTATCGGAGAGGTCATTAGCGCAGCCCGGGAGGCTCAAGGGATGACTCAGAGCGACCTGGCGGGCAAGGTCCTTGTCACCCGCCAAGCCGTCTCGAGGTGGGAGACCGGAGTCACGACTCCGGGCGTCGACATGTGCAAGCTCCTCGCCGGTGCGCTCGATGTTCCGGTCACACGGCTTCTGGAGATGCCTCCGGAGCCGTGCTGTCAGAGCTGCGCTCTCCCCTTGGGTAAGGATGCGGATTATGGCGCCGAGTCCGATGGCACGAAGTCGGAGGAGTACTGCACCTGGTGCTATCCGGACGGGTCCTTCGCCGGAGAGGAGTCGCTCGATGCCTTCATTGAGCACACTGCCCCTTATGTGGCTGA includes the following:
- a CDS encoding zinc ribbon domain-containing protein is translated as MKMAVQRATKKKGISMSIGEVISAAREAQGMTQSDLAGKVLVTRQAVSRWETGVTTPGVDMCKLLAGALDVPVTRLLEMPPEPCCQSCALPLGKDADYGAESDGTKSEEYCTWCYPDGSFAGEESLDAFIEHTAPYVAEGIGISQDEAVSYLAVVLPTLKRWAPR